The genomic DNA TTGTGACAAATGCAATTCTTGCTTATCCTCTGAGAATATTATGTTGAGGCTGCTGCATATAAAAGCTAGGTCTTTGAGTTTCTTGTTGGCTCTGAATCAGTTTCTTGTACAAGCAACTTAGGGTTGCTATGAAAGTAGAGAAGGGTGGAGAAAAGGGTGATCTTAGTATAACTTTATAAAACATGAGATTCCATAAAACACACCATCTTATCTTATGAACGACCTAAATTCAAAGAAGGAGAAATAGTCTTTGAGCAGAGGAAATACACACTTATTCTCAATGGATGAAATTTTGAAAGAGCCGGATTTTAGGAGGCATAGATCTTTTCTAAGGATATCATAGAAGTAAGgattatctctcttttttaaattattttatgttgcataattcattcaaaaaataaaacatgggtAACAAGAAAATGAATACCTTGTGTCATCTGGACTCACAGGTTGGTATTTTCAAGCAGATGTCATCCTAGTGATTATATGTATGCTTGTAGACAAAAGCACTTTGAAAACTGATGTGTGTATCCATCAGTGTGTGTACTTTTCATCTCTTGCAGTGTTCTATTTTGTGTTTATGCATAGAACATATATTAATAAGTGAAAGACATTGTTGTAAACATTGGATAATAAAATTCTCTGTAGGTTATACAATATATGTATTCATGTACTCATTGCCCATAAAATCTCATCTGTTGTGTACTCATTGAATCcaaattacataaaattttcagttcattGTGTTATGATTGCTCTTCCTAATGGAACTTTGTGCTCTTATTCTCTTGATATCTATATCTTTATCTATACCTTTGTCTGtgttttgtgtatatttatatatacacacatatgcctatagatgtgtgtatatatatgtatatacatatatatcatgtatatatttcaaatatatatatcagttccCAAGACCAGAAGTAATATGTTCTTTAGATACCATTCTAGGTACCACTTAAGGAGACTTTCCTTTAGGCACAAAACTTAATTAGGTCTATTGCTGTTATTGCTGTAGAATTCATATCTCACTCGATAGTTGACTGCATTACAACTTGCTTCTTTATGGTGTGCTTTATAAGGTAAATCATTCAAAAAGCCACATATGTGCAGTTCAAGAGTTTTTCACTAGAACAAAGTTTTGGTAAATGTAGATGCCTAGAAAACAATTCTTCAGCTAGTGGTATTTGGACCACTTAGGTGCGTTTACATGATTTTGGTAAGCATATTAAGGGATAGTTATTTGCTTCTTTATGAGTTCACATTATCTTCAAAAGAACTTGTTTGAGACATAAGAAAATCATATTTGTCCTCAAGAGCTGATGGCTGTACTACTCAATGTAGCTGCCTTAATGGGAGATGGGGGAGAACAGATAGCTAGTAACCAAGGGTTTCGCTACAACAAAATAATTTGTAATGATATAAAGAGTCCTTCTTTTCCTTAACCTTCTTagcccccacctccacacccatCACCTTTATCTGAGGGAGATCCCAAAGTCTTCTTTGCCATGTAGGCTTAGCCCTCCACTAGAACCATGAGAATCATAGAGCAATATGATTCATTCAATAACTGATCTTTTAGACATCATTAGGTCAGTTTacagagagcttcccaggtggctcagtggtaaagaatccacctgccaatgcaagagacaccggatatgcaagtttgatccctgggttgaagatcccctggaggaggaaatgacaacccactccagtattcttgcctggagaattccatgaacaaaggagcctggtgggctaaagtccatggggtcgcaaagagtcagatacagctgagtgagtgagcatgcacacaggcaggtCAATTTACTAATCAAGTATGAACAGCTCTGCTTGTATTAGAATGTGGGTTTGGGAGGAATAAATGAAGGAGCACAAAAGACCCTATCTCTACAGTGAAATAGCCTGTTTGAAATATTGAGTATAGGAAAATATTGAATAGCGTTAACCTTAATAGACATTCatctatattcatatatatatatatatatatatatatatatacttcatgtatatatgtgtgcatatatatttataggcttcccaggtggctctagtaaagaaccagcctgccaatgcagaagacttaagaaaCCTGAGTTTTATCTCtagggttgggaatatcccctggaagagggtgtgacaacccaccccagtattcttgcctggagaatcccatggccagagtagcctggcaggctgcaattcatagggtggcacagagttggacatgactgaagtgatttagcacacacatacacatatatgtatatattcacatgtgtatgtatatgtatagtccTTGTTTATACTTTTTCCAAAGGACATATGataatgtctttatttaaaaGGTATACAgtagaaaaaataggaaaaaactgACATCATAATATACCATGGCTTCATATTAGACACATAGGCAGTGTGACAAATGAGATCCAGAGGCATGGGATATATTATTGTCATTTAAGAGCCAACCCAAGGGTGTcaagatcattctctcatttggAAATACTCCAACTGATATCACATTTTTACTGCATGCAGCCCTATGAATTTTTAGTTATCCAGATTTAATATGTAACTCCAGGAGCTTGATTGCCTGCATTTtaactttctttctcttaaatcAGGAGGTGGAGATTGTTTATTTCTACTACTTAAATCACCTAGACTGTGAGTTATGCGGTCTTCTAGTGAAACAAGAATTTTCAGTAACTCCCCAAAAGTTTTACAATGTCTCTACTTAATCAATTTCAGCCATGGAAAGTCTTCTCACTTGAGAGAAATACTGACTGAGAGATTAAGGAGTCTTGCTCCAAAGAACATAGTTTCTGTTTATCACTGACATAAGAGCAGCTTGAAGAGGAAAGTCAAAACCCGAGATGGCTTTGGAAGATACTTCTGCATTCTGAGGAATAATATCTTGTATTATTCACCTTAGGGAATTTGAGCATGCTCTTCTTAGACTCCACTTTATCAAGTCATAAATCCATAGTATAAATATTAACTGTGCACTTTTCACATTGTGATACTGCATTTGGAAAAGTGTGAATATGTTACCAATATAATTTTCAGGCAACTATCACAGGAAGAAgtggaaaggaaatataaatccTATGGAACTGGTGGTATGGAGAACTTATGAGTGACAGATGAAAATACACCAAGTCAGGTTATCTACAACAAATTTGGAACCATATAATCATTGGAAAATTAAATATCTTTCATAAAGTTTTGACAGATGAAACTGAAGCAGataattttagaatattctcaacacagtgatttataaaatTGATGTTTTGCTAAAATGAACAGTGGGGATGTGAAGATTAAGTCATTGATGTGGAAAAATTGCCTTCATCGCCTCctgctttctcttttgatttttaagtTCCCACCACTGACACTCTTGTCTGTTTGCTCCTGCTTCACAGTAATATTTCTTGCTATTTCCATTCCAAGAATGTCTGATTTCCTAGATAGAGTGTGAGCTCCCAAATTTAGATATCAGCTTatataacattttcatcaccatcCTATTGTGATGTTTTTCTGGTAGAGTGTAATCTCCTTGAGAAGAATATCTGATGTGTGTTACTTTATACCCAGTGCCTAGGACATGGTTTGTTATACAGTAACTGCTTAACAAATAGTTGTTGAATTAAGTAGATAGAGAAACTTTTTGTTGGAAATAAATGGATAAGATGACCTATATGCACCTATGATAATATGCAATGACACATGAATGATCTTTATGTATTTGCAAACACAATATTTGGTATGAtattacacattttatttctctgatccTAGTGAATTAAAATTCATGTGGTTATGAATTTGAATTGTTTTAGAAACAGATAATTAAGGGTTTTCCTCAACTAAATCTCCCATGTTTTCAGCTTCTGGTTGTGGTCATCTTGGCATGGCAACTTTATCTTCAGAAGAACTGATAACAATCAAAGAAAAAACCATCATGCCTCCTCTCAACACTTCTCATCCCTCTCCTGTCACCTTCTCGCTGATGGGCATCCCAGGACTGGAGCACCTGCATGTCTGGATTGGGATTCCCTTCTGCTCCATGTAtgtggtggcggtggtggggaATGTGACCATTCTGGCTGTGGTTAGGGCAGAGCGAAGCCTCCACGAGCCCATGTTCCTCTTTCTGTGCATGCTCTCCGTCACTGACCTGGTCCTCTCCACGTCTACATTGCCTCGCATGCTCTGTCTCTTCTGGCTTGGAGCCCATGACATTGCCTTTGATGCCTGCCTGACCCAAATGTTCTTCATTCACAGCTTCACTACCATGGAATCAGGCTTTTTCCTGACCATGGCCATTGACCGTTATGTGGCCATTTGTCATCCACTGCGCCATACCACCATACTGACCAACACTCGCATCACTATAATGGGTATTATTGTGGTGATTCGGGGAGTTgccttcttttctccacaccccatTCTGCTCAAACAGCTGCCTTACTGCAGAACACGAATCATTGCCCACACCTACTGTGAGTTTATGGCTGTGCTGAAGCTGGCGTGTGTGGACACAGGAGCCACCTCACATTACAGCCTCAGTGTGGCTTCTATAATTGGCTCCTGTGATGCGATTCTTACTGCTGTATCCTATGTCTTCATCCTCCAGTCTGTATTCCGCTTGCCATCTCGAGAAGCTGGCTTTAAGGCTTTGGGCACATGTGGATCCCATGTTTGTGTTATTCTTGTCTTTTACTCCACAACTGGCTTTTCCATTTTCACTCACCGCTTTGGGAAAAATATACCTGCACATATCCATATTTTTATTGCAAATATGTATCTTTTGGTGCCCCCTTTTCTCAACCCCATTGTGTATGGAGTAAGGACCAAGAAAATACGGGAGCATGTTGTTAAGGTACTAAGTATAAAAGTTGCTTGATTTTAGTTGGATCAATGAAGTACATAGTTCAAGATATATAGAACTGCAAGAGATGATGTAGGGAAAAAAAGTAACTGCTTTCACTCCCGTAAGCTGATTTGCACTTACCACCTGAAATTTGTTATTTACCAGATGTGTAGAATATCTATAGATTCTAACTCAACACATTACTGTAACTTTTTTATTTAGTAATATTAGTGATGGAGTTGTTAATCATTCTAAATCTGTACCTTTTGGAGGTAGGTACAATAGGGAATGAAAAGTAGATAGAAGGATAGAAAACTTAAGTAGACACCTCTTCCTGCACACCCGCTCCAAAAAAGGAAATGTTATCTAAGATCTACATGCTGAATTTTATAGACCAGACATTTTGAAAAAATCTTgagtccta from Budorcas taxicolor isolate Tak-1 chromosome 15, Takin1.1, whole genome shotgun sequence includes the following:
- the LOC128060928 gene encoding olfactory receptor 52M1-like, with translation MPPLNTSHPSPVTFSLMGIPGLEHLHVWIGIPFCSMYVVAVVGNVTILAVVRAERSLHEPMFLFLCMLSVTDLVLSTSTLPRMLCLFWLGAHDIAFDACLTQMFFIHSFTTMESGFFLTMAIDRYVAICHPLRHTTILTNTRITIMGIIVVIRGVAFFSPHPILLKQLPYCRTRIIAHTYCEFMAVLKLACVDTGATSHYSLSVASIIGSCDAILTAVSYVFILQSVFRLPSREAGFKALGTCGSHVCVILVFYSTTGFSIFTHRFGKNIPAHIHIFIANMYLLVPPFLNPIVYGVRTKKIREHVVKVLSIKVA